From the genome of Geobacter sp. SVR, one region includes:
- the gmd gene encoding GDP-mannose 4,6-dehydratase: MKKALITGITGQDGSYLAELLLSKGYEVHGMIRRSSSFNTGRINHIYRDPHEKDVRLFLHYGDLNDASSINLLLRDIRPDEIYNLGAQSHVRVSFDVPEYTGEVDALGAVRILEGIRETGLNTRFYQASSSELYGKVVETPQKETTPFYPRSPYACAKAYAFYITMNYRESYGLHASNGILFNHESPRRGETFVTRKITRAAARIRLDMQECLYLGNLDAKRDWGFAGDYVEAMWLMLQQEQPDDYVIATGETWSVRSFAEKVFERLGMPLEWRGNGESETGIDRASGKVVLRIDPKYFRPAEVDLLLGDPTKAKRQLGWELKTSFDQLVEMMVDADLKLAEREKRADA, encoded by the coding sequence ATGAAAAAAGCATTAATTACCGGAATCACCGGTCAGGATGGATCCTATCTAGCCGAGTTGCTGCTTTCCAAAGGCTATGAGGTGCACGGCATGATCCGCCGCTCCTCATCATTCAATACCGGCCGCATCAACCATATCTATCGCGATCCCCACGAAAAGGATGTACGCCTGTTCCTGCACTACGGCGATCTGAACGATGCCAGCTCCATCAACCTGCTTTTGCGCGACATCCGGCCCGACGAGATCTACAACCTGGGTGCCCAGAGCCATGTGCGCGTGTCGTTTGACGTGCCGGAGTATACCGGGGAAGTGGATGCCCTGGGTGCCGTACGCATTCTGGAGGGGATCCGCGAAACCGGCCTGAACACCCGCTTCTACCAAGCCTCTTCTTCCGAGCTGTATGGCAAGGTGGTCGAAACCCCACAGAAGGAGACTACCCCCTTTTATCCCCGCTCCCCCTATGCCTGTGCCAAGGCATATGCTTTTTATATCACCATGAACTACCGCGAGAGCTATGGCTTGCATGCCAGCAACGGCATCCTCTTCAACCACGAATCCCCCCGCCGGGGAGAAACCTTCGTGACCCGCAAAATCACCCGCGCCGCGGCTCGCATCAGGCTCGACATGCAGGAATGTCTCTACCTGGGCAACCTGGATGCCAAGCGCGACTGGGGCTTTGCCGGCGATTATGTCGAGGCGATGTGGCTGATGCTGCAGCAGGAACAGCCAGATGACTATGTCATCGCCACCGGAGAGACCTGGTCGGTGCGCAGCTTTGCCGAAAAAGTCTTCGAACGTCTGGGCATGCCGCTGGAGTGGCGGGGCAATGGAGAATCTGAGACAGGGATCGACCGTGCGAGCGGTAAGGTTGTACTACGGATCGACCCCAAATACTTCCGTCCGGCCGAGGTTGACCTGCTGTTGGGCGACCCCACCAAGGCGAAGCGTCAGTTAGGCTGGGAGCTGAAGACAAGTTTCGATCAACTGGTGGAGATGATGGTTGATGCGGATTTGAAGCTAGCTGAGCGGGAGAAGCGGGCTGACGCGTAA
- a CDS encoding GDP-mannose 4,6-dehydratase, whose protein sequence is MIRRSSSYSSARINHIHRDPYEMDVRLFLHYGDLNDASSINRLGMPLEWHGGGEAETGMDRTSGRAMIWIASRCFRSAKVDLLGDPSKARQQLGWELKTDFDQLVELMVDADLKPVEREQRANG, encoded by the coding sequence ATGATCCGGCGCTCCTCATCATACAGTTCCGCACGTATAAACCATATCCATCGCGATCCCTATGAAATGGATGTACGCCTGTTCCTGCACTACGGCGATCTGAACGATGCCAGCTCTATCAACCGCTTGGGCATGCCGCTGGAGTGGCATGGAGGCGGCGAGGCGGAAACCGGTATGGACCGCACCAGCGGCAGGGCGATGATCTGGATTGCTTCCCGCTGCTTCCGTTCGGCTAAGGTGGACCTGCTGGGCGATCCATCCAAGGCCAGGCAGCAACTGGGATGGGAGCTGAAGACCGATTTCGACCAACTGGTCGAGCTGATGGTGGATGCGGATCTGAAGCCGGTTGAACGGGAGCAGCGAGCGAATGGGTAA
- a CDS encoding GDP-mannose 4,6-dehydratase, translating to MGKRALICGISGQDGAYLSQLLLEKDYEVHGTARDAQMAIFGNLARLGIKQRVSFHSMALNDFRSVLQVLAKVRPDEIYNLAGQSSVGLSFEQPVETLESISVGTLNLLEAMRFIDQPTKLYNAGSSECFGNTGGQPADETTPFRPRSPYAVAKATAFWEVANYREAYRLFACTGILFNHESPLRPERFVTGKIVKAACRIASGSDEKLHLGNISIARDWGWAPEYVEAMWRMLQHDRADDYVIATGETNTLEDFIAEAFRCVGLDWRKYVISDSALLRPSEIMVSRGYPRKALTILGWKARSSMEDVVRLMMDSGKK from the coding sequence ATGGGTAAACGGGCGCTGATCTGCGGCATCTCAGGGCAAGACGGGGCGTATCTTTCCCAGTTATTGCTTGAAAAAGATTATGAGGTCCACGGAACGGCACGCGACGCCCAAATGGCGATCTTCGGCAACCTCGCCCGCCTCGGCATTAAACAGCGGGTGAGCTTCCATTCCATGGCGCTTAATGATTTCCGAAGCGTTTTGCAGGTTTTGGCCAAGGTCCGACCGGACGAGATCTACAACCTGGCAGGTCAAAGTTCGGTGGGGCTTTCCTTTGAACAGCCTGTTGAGACGTTGGAAAGCATCAGTGTGGGAACCCTTAACCTTTTGGAAGCCATGCGTTTTATTGACCAGCCCACAAAGCTGTACAATGCAGGCTCAAGTGAGTGTTTTGGCAACACGGGGGGACAGCCGGCAGATGAAACTACACCGTTTCGGCCCCGCAGCCCGTATGCAGTAGCAAAGGCAACTGCATTCTGGGAAGTGGCCAATTATCGGGAAGCATATCGTCTCTTTGCCTGCACCGGCATCCTTTTCAATCACGAATCTCCTCTGCGTCCCGAGCGTTTTGTAACCGGTAAGATAGTAAAAGCAGCATGTCGAATTGCATCAGGCAGCGACGAGAAACTACATTTGGGAAACATTTCCATTGCCCGAGATTGGGGATGGGCACCGGAGTATGTTGAGGCGATGTGGCGGATGTTGCAGCACGACAGAGCTGACGATTATGTGATTGCCACAGGTGAAACCAATACGCTGGAGGATTTTATAGCCGAGGCTTTCAGGTGCGTCGGGCTCGATTGGCGCAAGTATGTCATAAGTGATTCCGCTTTATTGCGCCCCTCTGAAATTATGGTCAGCCGGGGGTATCCCCGGAAGGCGCTCACGATACTTGGCTGGAAAGCGCGGAGTTCAATGGAAGATGTGGTCAGACTGATGATGGACTCCGGTAAAAAATAG
- a CDS encoding flippase, translating into MDLLLSKHIPGFIRDRLEGRHNLQRVVANISWLFVDNIIRMGVGMLVGVWVARYLGPEQYGRINYATAFVSLFFAVTTLGLDSIVVREIVKDTSSSGEILGSAFILKLLGGITTFILSLVIIIVSRPNDTITHWLVGITSLGTVFQSLDTINFWFQSQVKSKYVVYAKSCAFLIISMIKIVFIISKAPLIAFAWTGFAEIVLGSCGLVIVYRLYGQTLKTWSATVRRMQNLLNESWPLIFSGIAIYVQARIDQVMLGDMLGNVEVGQFSAAMKLIEVFGFVPMIIQSTIAPSITMARAVSDRAYYTRLLNLYRLMFLLFLSTAIPIFLFAKEFVVFFYGNNYAAAGVLLSLFAIRLLFTNFGVAKDLYITNEGLFRYSLITSVLGCIANIVLNYVLIPRYASVGAIISMIISFAITIFIVDLFFEQLRKNLKVMFYAIITPWKITLH; encoded by the coding sequence ATGGATTTATTGTTATCCAAACATATTCCGGGATTTATCCGAGATCGCCTGGAGGGGCGTCATAATTTACAAAGAGTAGTAGCCAATATCAGCTGGCTTTTTGTCGATAACATAATACGCATGGGAGTCGGCATGCTGGTTGGCGTCTGGGTAGCCCGGTACCTGGGACCTGAGCAATATGGCCGAATTAATTATGCAACTGCATTTGTTTCGTTATTCTTTGCAGTGACGACACTTGGGCTTGATAGCATAGTTGTACGCGAGATTGTTAAAGATACTTCGAGCTCTGGTGAGATTCTTGGTAGTGCATTCATTCTGAAGTTATTGGGAGGAATTACTACTTTTATTTTATCGTTGGTGATTATAATTGTAAGCCGACCTAATGATACTATTACACATTGGCTTGTGGGTATAACTTCGCTTGGCACTGTTTTCCAATCCCTTGATACAATCAATTTCTGGTTTCAATCTCAAGTTAAATCTAAGTATGTGGTATACGCAAAAAGCTGTGCTTTCTTGATAATATCAATGATAAAAATCGTTTTTATTATTAGCAAAGCACCGCTTATTGCTTTTGCATGGACAGGATTTGCTGAGATAGTATTGGGCTCATGTGGCCTGGTTATCGTATATCGTCTTTATGGTCAAACTCTTAAAACGTGGTCGGCCACAGTAAGAAGAATGCAAAATTTACTGAACGAAAGTTGGCCATTGATTTTTTCAGGTATAGCTATTTATGTGCAGGCTCGTATCGATCAGGTCATGCTGGGTGATATGTTGGGTAATGTTGAGGTTGGCCAGTTCTCAGCTGCGATGAAGCTCATAGAGGTTTTTGGATTTGTGCCTATGATAATTCAAAGCACTATAGCTCCATCAATAACTATGGCAAGAGCTGTCAGTGATAGAGCATATTATACGCGGCTTTTAAATTTATATCGCCTTATGTTTTTATTGTTTTTATCTACAGCCATCCCTATTTTTTTGTTCGCAAAGGAATTTGTAGTGTTCTTTTACGGCAATAACTATGCGGCGGCTGGAGTACTATTGTCGTTATTTGCCATAAGACTGTTGTTTACGAATTTTGGGGTTGCAAAAGATTTATATATAACAAATGAAGGGCTGTTCAGGTATTCATTGATAACATCAGTTTTAGGATGCATTGCAAACATAGTCCTCAATTATGTATTGATTCCACGTTATGCTTCAGTAGGCGCAATCATATCAATGATTATTTCCTTTGCTATAACTATTTTTATAGTTGACTTATTCTTTGAACAACTACGAAAAAATTTAAAAGTCATGTTTTACGCAATCATAACGCCATGGAAGATTACGTTGCACTAA